Proteins encoded in a region of the Caballeronia sp. M1242 genome:
- a CDS encoding N-acetylmuramoyl-L-alanine amidase, whose translation MVYELLWLPAVLRNAGLKVAPVDGWESRGRAHMGAIAGVICHHTATARDGNMPSLRTLIDGRSDLRGPLAQLGVGRDGTIYVVAAGRCNHAVNGAWRGVTTGNTNFIGIEAENRGVPSDPWPDVQMDAYARCVAAILAHVGRDESACVGHKEYALPHGRKSDPSFDMDEFRATVAGFLNRTAAPRPMIPGAEPEVPGVQSRPTLRRNTTGDFVRQMQMKLGIEADGLFDADVEAKVRAFQRGRDLVPDGIVGPRTWAALDSAQAVRQPPGFQSRR comes from the coding sequence ATGGTCTACGAACTGTTATGGTTGCCGGCGGTGCTCAGGAACGCCGGGCTAAAGGTCGCGCCCGTCGATGGCTGGGAAAGCCGTGGGCGCGCGCACATGGGCGCGATCGCCGGCGTCATTTGTCATCACACGGCGACCGCGCGCGACGGCAACATGCCGAGCCTGCGCACGCTGATCGATGGACGCAGCGACCTGCGCGGTCCACTCGCGCAACTCGGCGTTGGCCGGGACGGCACCATCTACGTCGTCGCGGCGGGCCGCTGCAATCATGCGGTCAACGGCGCGTGGCGCGGCGTCACGACGGGCAACACGAACTTCATCGGCATCGAGGCGGAGAACCGCGGCGTGCCGTCGGATCCGTGGCCCGACGTACAGATGGACGCCTACGCGCGGTGCGTGGCGGCGATTCTCGCGCATGTCGGTCGAGATGAAAGCGCATGCGTCGGTCACAAGGAATACGCGCTGCCGCATGGCCGCAAAAGCGATCCGAGCTTCGACATGGACGAGTTTCGCGCGACGGTCGCTGGCTTTCTGAATCGCACGGCTGCGCCGCGTCCGATGATTCCGGGTGCGGAACCGGAAGTCCCTGGCGTGCAAAGCCGTCCAACGCTGCGTCGCAATACGACGGGCGACTTCGTCAGGCAGATGCAGATGAAGCTGGGCATCGAGGCGGACGGCCTCTTCGATGCGGATGTCGAAGCAAAAGTGAGGGCATTTCAGCGCGGCAGAGATCTTGTGCCGGACGGCATCGTCGGCCCGAGGACCTGGGCTGCGCTCGATTCCGCGCAGGCCGTCCGGCAGCCTCCAGGGTTTCAGTCAAGACGGTAA
- a CDS encoding peptidoglycan-binding protein, producing MFPSVLKQGDVSSDVRKLQTSLLEHGFNPGDVDSFYGQGTVAAVMAFQKSSGMLVDGIAGPRTLTALGLATDDTLPSAIPAVTVQVVSQMFPWTPIGNIRANLPGILSSLVEHRLSDKPMVLMALATVRAEVECFMPIDEGQSRFNTSPSAHPFDLYDARKDLGNHGKPDGARFKGRGYVQLTGRANYAKYGALLSPKVDLVETPERAGERDIAANLLALFLADKEIAIKQALVAGDMAHARRLVNGGSHGLDQFTDAFRRGDALLPDAM from the coding sequence ATGTTCCCCAGCGTGCTCAAGCAAGGCGATGTGAGCAGCGATGTCCGGAAATTACAGACGTCACTTCTCGAACACGGTTTCAATCCGGGCGACGTCGATTCGTTCTACGGGCAGGGCACCGTCGCGGCAGTGATGGCGTTTCAGAAAAGCTCGGGCATGCTCGTCGACGGAATCGCTGGTCCGCGAACCTTGACGGCGCTCGGACTTGCCACCGACGACACACTGCCAAGCGCCATTCCCGCGGTCACGGTGCAAGTGGTCAGCCAGATGTTTCCGTGGACGCCCATCGGCAATATCAGGGCTAACCTGCCGGGAATTCTTTCTTCGCTCGTCGAGCACCGTCTCTCCGACAAGCCGATGGTCCTCATGGCGCTTGCGACCGTGCGCGCGGAAGTGGAGTGCTTCATGCCCATCGACGAAGGACAGTCGCGTTTCAATACGTCCCCGTCAGCGCATCCGTTCGATCTCTACGACGCGCGCAAGGATCTCGGCAATCATGGCAAGCCGGACGGCGCCCGGTTCAAAGGGCGCGGATACGTCCAGCTAACGGGACGCGCGAACTACGCGAAATACGGTGCGCTGCTGTCGCCGAAGGTGGACCTTGTCGAGACGCCCGAGCGCGCGGGCGAGCGGGACATTGCTGCGAATCTCCTTGCGCTCTTTCTCGCGGACAAGGAGATCGCGATCAAGCAGGCGCTCGTCGCCGGCGACATGGCCCACGCGCGCAGGCTGGTGAACGGAGGGTCGCACGGACTCGATCAGTTCACGGACGCATTCAGGCGTGGAGATGCGCTGTTGCCGGACGCGATGTGA
- a CDS encoding SRPBCC family protein: MRTSEYRFVTYWTIRAPLRAVWDAIHDPAAWPQWWTCVEHVSEVESGAADGVGALHRYVWRGRLPYRVRFDMRVTRVEPLALLEGVASGDVEGIGRWTFSSNDDLTAVRYDWCVRTGRGWMNLLAPVARPLFEWNHDYVMRIGGESLARRLGATLVSASHREPNR, encoded by the coding sequence GTGCGCACCAGCGAATATCGGTTCGTCACGTACTGGACGATCAGGGCGCCGCTTCGCGCGGTATGGGACGCTATTCATGATCCGGCTGCATGGCCGCAATGGTGGACATGCGTCGAGCATGTGAGCGAAGTCGAAAGCGGTGCGGCCGATGGCGTCGGCGCACTGCATCGTTATGTCTGGAGGGGGCGCCTGCCGTATCGCGTGCGCTTCGATATGCGCGTCACGCGCGTCGAGCCGCTCGCGTTGCTCGAAGGCGTGGCGAGCGGCGATGTGGAAGGCATAGGACGCTGGACGTTCTCATCGAACGATGATCTCACCGCCGTGCGATACGACTGGTGCGTGCGCACCGGCCGCGGTTGGATGAATCTGCTCGCACCCGTGGCGCGGCCTCTGTTCGAATGGAATCACGACTATGTCATGCGGATAGGCGGCGAATCGCTCGCAAGACGACTCGGCGCGACGCTGGTGAGCGCCAGTCATCGCGAGCCGAACAGATGA
- a CDS encoding DUF1993 family protein, whose protein sequence is MSLTRLLVPSFTQMLRALSTWLEKAAAHERASCGDSDALVSLRLAADMYPLASQVRFACFQALEPAYRLRGEALPEALGKLQREGWNADAQPGSLQDAQARIADTISFLSTLASDALDEGATLPIALKLPDGIVFDMTGEQYARDWSLPQFYFHLTTAYAILRHHGVELGKADYVSHMFAYVRPGSLPQS, encoded by the coding sequence ATGTCACTGACTCGGCTTCTCGTTCCCTCTTTCACACAGATGCTGCGCGCGCTGTCGACCTGGCTCGAGAAGGCAGCGGCTCATGAGCGAGCATCGTGCGGTGACTCGGATGCACTCGTATCGCTACGGCTCGCTGCCGACATGTATCCGCTTGCTTCTCAGGTACGGTTTGCGTGCTTTCAGGCACTAGAGCCTGCTTATCGTCTGCGGGGTGAGGCGCTCCCTGAGGCGCTCGGGAAGTTGCAGCGCGAAGGGTGGAACGCCGACGCTCAGCCGGGTTCGTTGCAGGATGCCCAAGCGCGAATCGCCGACACGATATCGTTTCTCAGCACGCTTGCATCCGACGCACTGGACGAAGGCGCCACGCTGCCAATTGCTCTGAAACTGCCCGATGGCATCGTCTTCGACATGACCGGCGAGCAATACGCGCGCGATTGGTCGCTGCCGCAGTTTTACTTTCACCTCACGACCGCGTACGCCATACTGCGGCACCATGGCGTCGAACTGGGAAAGGCGGACTACGTATCGCACATGTTTGCGTACGTTCGCCCCGGTTCGTTACCACAAAGCTGA
- a CDS encoding MFS transporter, which yields MTDVPGVSLEREAADRRKWRIILAASIGNALEWFDLVIYGFFAVTISKLFFPNGNETISLLLTLGTFGVSFFMRPLGAVVLGVYADKAGRKAALTLSILLMMIGTLLIAIMPTYATIGVLAPVGIVLARMIQGFSAGGEFGSATAFLAEHGGHRRGFFASWQAASQGLTTLLAALAGTWLTTALTPAQVLGWGWRLPFFLGLLIGPVAYYIRRNVDETPEFVGTETEGNPLADTFRNQGQRLVLAIGAVVLGTVATYLILYMPTYAFKQLRLPAAAAFTATIATGVIQMIGAPVFGHLSDRVGRTKVMMVAGAFFLVAAYPAFRLLHDHPTFPALVWVQVFFGVANAAYFGALPALLSDLFPTRNRTTGMSVGYNVSVTVFGGFAPFIITSLIGLSGNQLAPSFYLIAAAVVSLAALVRIRKLEML from the coding sequence ATGACTGATGTGCCGGGCGTTTCGCTCGAGAGAGAGGCAGCAGATCGGCGCAAATGGCGCATCATACTTGCGGCATCCATCGGCAATGCGTTGGAATGGTTCGACCTGGTCATCTATGGGTTTTTCGCCGTTACGATCTCGAAGCTGTTCTTTCCCAACGGTAATGAGACCATCTCCCTGTTGCTGACGCTTGGAACCTTCGGCGTGTCGTTCTTTATGCGCCCGCTCGGAGCCGTCGTGCTGGGTGTCTATGCGGACAAGGCGGGCCGCAAAGCCGCCCTGACGCTTTCCATCCTTCTGATGATGATCGGCACGTTGCTCATCGCGATCATGCCAACGTACGCGACGATTGGTGTTCTCGCGCCAGTCGGAATCGTGCTCGCCCGAATGATTCAGGGCTTCTCGGCAGGCGGTGAGTTCGGCAGCGCGACTGCGTTTCTCGCAGAACACGGCGGTCATCGTCGCGGATTTTTCGCGAGTTGGCAGGCTGCCAGTCAGGGCCTCACGACGCTGCTCGCAGCACTCGCGGGAACCTGGCTGACGACCGCTCTCACCCCGGCGCAAGTGCTCGGCTGGGGATGGCGACTTCCGTTCTTTCTCGGGTTGTTGATCGGGCCCGTGGCTTACTACATCAGGCGCAATGTCGACGAGACACCCGAATTCGTGGGTACGGAGACCGAGGGCAATCCTCTAGCAGACACGTTCAGGAATCAAGGACAGCGCCTTGTATTGGCCATAGGCGCGGTCGTTCTAGGGACAGTGGCCACGTATCTCATCCTGTACATGCCCACATATGCGTTCAAGCAACTACGATTGCCCGCCGCCGCTGCCTTTACTGCGACTATCGCGACTGGCGTCATTCAGATGATCGGCGCGCCCGTATTTGGCCATCTGTCCGACCGCGTGGGCAGAACCAAAGTAATGATGGTAGCGGGAGCCTTCTTTCTGGTTGCCGCTTACCCAGCGTTTCGACTACTGCACGACCACCCGACGTTTCCCGCGCTAGTCTGGGTCCAGGTCTTCTTCGGCGTGGCGAACGCGGCCTACTTCGGTGCGCTGCCTGCATTGCTTAGCGACCTCTTTCCGACACGGAATCGCACGACCGGCATGTCCGTCGGATATAACGTCTCGGTCACCGTGTTCGGCGGCTTCGCTCCGTTCATCATCACGTCGCTTATCGGTCTCTCGGGAAACCAGCTTGCGCCCAGCTTCTACTTGATTGCGGCCGCCGTTGTCAGCTTGGCCGCACTGGTTCGCATCAGGAAGTTGGAAATGCTGTGA
- a CDS encoding ProQ/FinO family protein codes for MGFEQLAALKQQLAQQTKGAAKQVAKKQASQSNRPPRTNATGPVDPAVHTIGKLQKRFPNAFPKNPAPKVPLKVGILHDLLAQKADLSLSESELKDAIKLWCRGTRYWSSLVEGAPRVDLTGNPTGQVTTADAGRARQLQAAARPRRNSAVRASEKKSESGGK; via the coding sequence ATGGGATTCGAACAACTCGCTGCTCTCAAACAGCAGCTCGCGCAACAGACCAAGGGCGCCGCTAAGCAGGTCGCAAAGAAGCAGGCTTCGCAGTCGAACCGACCGCCACGGACCAACGCTACCGGGCCAGTCGACCCGGCCGTGCATACCATCGGCAAGCTACAGAAGCGTTTTCCGAACGCTTTCCCGAAGAACCCGGCACCGAAAGTCCCGCTGAAGGTAGGTATCTTGCACGATCTTCTAGCGCAGAAAGCGGACCTTTCCTTATCCGAGAGCGAACTGAAGGACGCAATCAAGCTCTGGTGCCGAGGGACCCGGTACTGGAGCAGCCTTGTCGAAGGCGCGCCTCGTGTCGACTTGACGGGTAATCCGACTGGACAAGTAACGACAGCGGACGCGGGGCGCGCGCGGCAATTGCAGGCTGCAGCGAGGCCACGCCGGAACTCAGCGGTTCGCGCTTCCGAGAAGAAATCCGAATCCGGTGGGAAGTAA
- a CDS encoding Rieske (2Fe-2S) protein translates to MNASQLCRLDEVPDGGARVVQQDSVGPSIVVVRRGDRAWAYVNRCPHFSVSLDFVPGSVSCYRSQVLMCAHHSALFRFDDGRCIDGPCKGAALDALPVEVDGNACVVLAGTSA, encoded by the coding sequence ATGAACGCAAGTCAGTTGTGTCGTCTCGACGAAGTGCCGGATGGCGGTGCTCGTGTCGTTCAACAAGACTCCGTGGGGCCTTCCATCGTCGTGGTCCGCCGTGGCGATCGGGCTTGGGCATATGTCAATCGCTGCCCGCATTTTTCGGTATCACTGGACTTCGTGCCTGGGAGCGTTTCGTGCTATCGGTCGCAGGTCTTGATGTGCGCTCATCATAGTGCGCTGTTCAGGTTCGATGATGGGAGGTGTATCGATGGGCCGTGCAAGGGCGCCGCTTTGGACGCGCTGCCTGTAGAGGTCGACGGTAACGCATGCGTGGTACTTGCCGGTACATCGGCGTAA
- a CDS encoding YciI family protein: MRRYFAVLATDKPDMREVRERVRPSHRRYLRSASEHGVHVRLGGPTLAPMCNKMNGTLLVVEADDIDAVMRFVGEDPYMKEGLFSRVEVRPWDWSLGNPEQRA, encoded by the coding sequence ATGCGTCGCTATTTCGCAGTCCTTGCCACCGACAAACCGGACATGCGCGAGGTCCGTGAGCGTGTGCGACCCAGCCATCGACGCTATTTGCGCAGTGCGTCCGAGCATGGCGTTCACGTGCGCCTCGGGGGCCCCACCCTCGCGCCGATGTGCAACAAGATGAATGGCACGCTTCTGGTTGTCGAGGCCGACGACATCGACGCTGTCATGCGCTTTGTAGGCGAGGATCCGTACATGAAAGAAGGATTGTTCTCGCGCGTAGAGGTCCGTCCGTGGGACTGGAGCCTCGGAAATCCCGAACAACGAGCCTGA
- a CDS encoding intradiol ring-cleavage dioxygenase — METDVTIAIDDSDAKLTVQVVASFANTPDLRLRTLMQSLVRHMHAFVRETQLTEQEWLSAIRFLTETGKMCDGVVRQEFILLSDTLGVSMLVDAINHRFASGATDTTVFGPFYIEGMPERAYGENMASTPGTPAVVHGQVRSTDGTPIAGAVLDVWQTAENGMYSGQDADQPLGNLRGRYRTDAEGRYAITTILPVSYPIPTDGPVGKMLSATGRHPWRPAHLHFMIDAVGHRRLVTHIFDKDDEYLESDAVFGVKTSLTVSFRERAAGDELARRFNVQGPYREANYDFVLDRS; from the coding sequence ATGGAGACAGACGTGACAATAGCAATCGACGACAGCGATGCGAAGCTGACCGTTCAGGTCGTTGCCAGCTTCGCCAATACACCCGATTTGCGCCTGCGGACATTGATGCAGAGCCTCGTGCGACACATGCACGCCTTTGTCCGCGAGACGCAGCTTACCGAGCAGGAGTGGCTGTCCGCGATTCGCTTTCTCACCGAGACCGGGAAAATGTGCGATGGCGTCGTGCGTCAAGAATTCATCCTCCTGTCGGACACCTTGGGCGTCTCGATGTTAGTCGATGCAATCAATCATCGGTTCGCGAGCGGAGCAACGGACACGACAGTGTTTGGTCCGTTCTATATCGAGGGCATGCCGGAGCGTGCCTATGGCGAAAACATGGCCTCGACGCCCGGCACGCCAGCTGTCGTGCATGGGCAAGTACGCAGCACCGACGGCACGCCGATTGCCGGCGCAGTGCTCGACGTGTGGCAAACCGCTGAAAACGGCATGTACTCCGGCCAGGACGCCGACCAGCCGCTCGGCAACCTGCGTGGCCGCTATCGCACGGATGCCGAAGGCCGCTACGCGATCACCACGATTCTGCCTGTCAGCTATCCGATTCCAACCGATGGTCCCGTCGGCAAGATGCTCAGTGCGACAGGTAGGCACCCGTGGCGGCCCGCGCATTTGCACTTCATGATCGACGCTGTGGGGCACCGAAGACTCGTGACTCATATCTTCGACAAAGACGACGAATATCTGGAGTCCGATGCGGTCTTCGGTGTGAAGACGTCACTGACGGTTTCTTTCCGTGAGCGAGCGGCCGGCGATGAACTCGCTCGTCGTTTCAATGTGCAAGGCCCGTATCGCGAGGCGAACTACGACTTCGTTCTTGACCGGAGCTAA
- a CDS encoding maleylacetate reductase — protein MKRFVYQGTPTRVVFEWGALGKLPDELAKLGARRALILSTPEQRHLADHVADVLGERAAGVCAEAVMHVPVEVARAACATARDMDADCCIAIGGGSTIGLGKAIALESSLPILAVPTTYAGSEMTPIFGLTEGRLKRTGRDVRVLPRTVLYDPSLTLSLPADISAASGVNALAHAVEALYADDANPVISLMAEESIRALSEALPVIVKTPGDRDMRSRALYGAWLAGTCLGAVSMALHHKLCHTLGGTFNLPHAQTHAAMLPHTAHYNHVAAPEALLRVARALGGREAAQAGPLLFALNEKLGISAALADIGMPYAGLDEAADIACKNPYANPRPIERTAIRALLEDAWEGRSPH, from the coding sequence ATGAAGCGCTTTGTCTATCAGGGAACCCCTACGCGAGTCGTCTTCGAATGGGGCGCACTCGGTAAGCTGCCCGACGAACTGGCGAAGCTCGGCGCGCGGCGAGCGCTCATTTTGTCGACGCCTGAGCAACGGCATCTCGCTGACCACGTGGCGGACGTCCTTGGCGAGCGCGCCGCAGGCGTTTGTGCCGAGGCCGTCATGCACGTTCCTGTCGAGGTCGCCCGCGCGGCTTGCGCCACGGCTCGCGACATGGATGCTGACTGCTGCATTGCGATTGGCGGCGGCTCCACCATCGGACTAGGCAAGGCGATAGCACTCGAGTCGTCCTTGCCCATCCTCGCGGTGCCAACCACGTACGCAGGCTCTGAGATGACGCCGATATTTGGACTCACCGAAGGCCGTTTGAAGCGCACTGGCCGCGATGTTCGCGTGTTGCCGCGCACCGTCTTGTATGACCCGTCGCTAACGCTGTCGCTTCCTGCCGACATCTCGGCCGCTTCCGGCGTCAACGCTCTGGCGCATGCCGTAGAGGCGCTTTACGCTGACGACGCCAATCCTGTCATAAGCCTAATGGCTGAGGAGTCAATACGCGCGCTCAGCGAAGCGTTGCCGGTGATAGTGAAAACGCCCGGCGACCGCGACATGCGCAGCCGTGCGTTGTATGGCGCGTGGCTCGCAGGCACCTGCCTCGGCGCGGTCAGCATGGCCCTTCATCACAAGCTATGTCACACGCTAGGCGGCACGTTTAATCTTCCTCACGCACAGACTCATGCGGCGATGCTGCCTCATACGGCGCACTATAACCATGTTGCTGCGCCCGAGGCGTTGCTTCGCGTCGCCCGGGCGCTCGGCGGAAGAGAAGCGGCGCAGGCTGGCCCGCTGCTCTTCGCGTTGAACGAGAAGCTCGGCATTTCCGCGGCGCTGGCCGATATCGGCATGCCATATGCCGGGCTCGACGAAGCAGCGGATATCGCCTGCAAGAACCCGTATGCGAATCCGCGGCCGATTGAACGCACGGCGATTCGTGCGCTGCTTGAAGACGCGTGGGAAGGACGGTCACCGCATTGA
- a CDS encoding aldehyde dehydrogenase family protein yields the protein MQNQLFIDGRFVHAVDRGTIDVLNPHDGSLITKIAAATAADVDLAVEAATRAFPKWSAMAAAERGRLLLRLSDAIEANAEELAQLESLDTGHPIRDSRALDVPRTAACFRYFGGMADKLQGSVVPVETGFLNYVQRAPIGVVGQIVPWNFPLMFTSWKMGPALAAGNTVVLKPSEITPLSTLRIVEIMAEVGFPAGVVNIVPGYGHTAGQRLAEHPGVGKIAFTGSTATGRRIVEASQGNLKRVQLELGGKGANIVFDDADLDAAINGAAWAIFHNQGQACIAGSRLILHERIADEFLERFVSLASSIRVGNPLDDNTEMGPLTSKQHLDRVLTFVDVAREQGGRVLTGGSAPQDSALANGYYVRPTVIEAKSASDRIAQEEVFGPFVTVLRFGSDDEALAIANSTEYGLGSGLWTRDLSRAHKTASRINAGMCWINCYKRVNPGSPFGGVGKSGYGREMGFEAMHDYTEARSVWVNVDGNVPPHFKR from the coding sequence ATGCAAAACCAACTCTTCATTGACGGGCGCTTTGTCCATGCCGTCGATCGCGGCACCATCGACGTGCTCAACCCGCACGACGGTTCGCTCATTACAAAGATCGCGGCGGCGACTGCCGCAGATGTCGATCTCGCCGTCGAAGCAGCCACCCGCGCTTTCCCGAAGTGGTCGGCCATGGCTGCGGCCGAACGCGGTCGGCTCCTGCTGCGCCTTTCCGACGCCATCGAGGCGAACGCCGAGGAACTTGCTCAACTCGAATCGCTCGATACCGGCCACCCAATTCGCGATTCCCGCGCGCTGGACGTACCGCGTACCGCCGCGTGCTTCCGCTACTTCGGCGGCATGGCCGATAAGCTGCAAGGCTCCGTGGTTCCCGTGGAAACCGGGTTCCTCAACTACGTGCAGCGCGCGCCTATCGGCGTAGTGGGCCAGATCGTTCCGTGGAACTTTCCGCTGATGTTCACAAGCTGGAAGATGGGGCCGGCGCTCGCTGCGGGCAATACAGTGGTATTGAAGCCTTCAGAGATCACGCCTCTATCGACGTTGCGCATCGTCGAAATCATGGCTGAGGTCGGCTTCCCCGCAGGCGTCGTCAACATCGTACCGGGCTATGGACACACGGCCGGCCAACGGCTCGCCGAACACCCGGGCGTGGGGAAGATTGCATTTACCGGATCGACGGCGACTGGTCGCAGAATCGTGGAAGCCTCGCAGGGCAACCTCAAGCGCGTGCAACTGGAACTCGGCGGCAAAGGCGCGAACATCGTGTTCGACGACGCCGATCTCGATGCCGCCATCAACGGCGCCGCGTGGGCCATCTTTCACAACCAGGGGCAGGCATGTATCGCGGGTTCGCGTCTTATTCTGCATGAACGCATCGCGGACGAGTTCCTGGAGCGATTCGTTTCGCTGGCCTCTTCTATTCGTGTCGGCAACCCTTTGGACGACAATACGGAAATGGGGCCGCTCACATCGAAGCAGCATCTGGACCGCGTGCTGACGTTCGTCGACGTGGCGCGAGAACAAGGCGGTCGCGTACTCACGGGCGGCAGCGCCCCGCAAGACAGTGCTTTGGCGAATGGCTATTACGTCCGTCCAACTGTCATCGAGGCGAAGAGCGCGTCCGACCGTATTGCTCAAGAAGAAGTGTTCGGCCCGTTTGTCACGGTTCTGCGCTTTGGCAGTGACGATGAAGCGCTCGCTATCGCGAACTCGACCGAATATGGATTGGGCAGCGGCCTCTGGACTCGCGACCTCTCTCGCGCGCACAAGACTGCGTCGCGCATCAATGCCGGCATGTGCTGGATCAACTGTTACAAGCGCGTCAATCCAGGCAGTCCGTTCGGCGGTGTTGGCAAGTCGGGCTACGGCCGCGAGATGGGCTTCGAAGCGATGCACGACTACACGGAAGCGCGCTCGGTGTGGGTCAATGTCGACGGTAACGTGCCGCCGCACTTCAAGCGTTGA
- a CDS encoding hydroxyquinol 1,2-dioxygenase, with protein MATLDTLDHPADFAADTVRSTEPDAITGYRRFQLGEFEFQRDEYFVKISWPAKGQTRTHAVPADAFLRAMMRDVAWGFFYGWVNFDHVFGTRNHYGKVDVYAGTFNGIMKEAGVDYTETFETPTIMATFKAILHDWTNEGFDPFAAPEETGTAFGRKHGENDAAIERTRIATRRMPGLAGDSPLRNDLPVNRAFLDVAQDEPEVHVEPGFEGELHAFNLFKYLSRSDVTWNPSVTSVCGLSLFCPTTEEFILPVFHGNDRVEWFLQLSDEIVWDIGDKNTGAPRARITMRAGDICAMPADIRHQGYSTKRSMLLVWENATPNLPQRYESGELAPYPIAF; from the coding sequence ATGGCCACCCTCGACACGCTTGACCATCCCGCAGACTTCGCAGCCGACACCGTGCGCTCGACGGAACCGGACGCCATCACTGGCTACCGCCGCTTTCAGCTCGGCGAATTCGAGTTCCAGCGCGACGAGTATTTCGTGAAAATCAGTTGGCCCGCAAAAGGTCAGACGCGTACGCACGCCGTGCCGGCAGACGCATTCCTGCGCGCAATGATGCGCGATGTGGCATGGGGCTTCTTCTACGGCTGGGTCAACTTCGACCATGTGTTCGGCACGCGCAATCATTACGGCAAGGTGGATGTGTACGCCGGCACCTTCAACGGCATCATGAAGGAAGCGGGCGTCGACTATACGGAGACCTTTGAAACGCCGACCATCATGGCGACGTTCAAGGCCATCCTGCACGACTGGACCAACGAAGGCTTCGACCCGTTCGCAGCGCCGGAAGAAACCGGAACGGCCTTCGGGCGCAAGCATGGCGAGAACGACGCGGCCATCGAACGCACGCGCATTGCGACGCGCCGCATGCCGGGACTTGCGGGCGACTCGCCGCTGCGCAACGATCTACCGGTCAATCGCGCGTTCCTCGACGTCGCGCAGGATGAGCCGGAAGTCCATGTCGAGCCGGGATTCGAAGGCGAGCTTCACGCGTTCAACCTATTCAAATATCTTTCCCGTTCAGATGTGACGTGGAACCCGTCGGTGACCTCCGTCTGCGGCCTTAGCCTGTTCTGTCCGACCACCGAAGAGTTCATATTGCCTGTCTTCCATGGAAACGACCGCGTCGAGTGGTTCTTGCAGCTCTCCGACGAAATCGTCTGGGATATCGGCGACAAGAACACCGGCGCACCGCGCGCTCGAATCACCATGCGCGCCGGCGACATCTGCGCGATGCCGGCCGACATTCGGCATCAAGGCTACTCGACAAAGCGCTCGATGCTGCTGGTTTGGGAGAACGCCACGCCTAATCTGCCACAGCGCTATGAGAGCGGTGAACTTGCCCCGTATCCCATTGCGTTCTAA
- a CDS encoding hydroxyquinol 1,2-dioxygenase, with product MTDTAFHTVFGSLDNFKKGGVEITSGSARHYAFSNVFEVASKSAPYEKVVAGKNLEYVIEVLRTEGTSPWYACAHDEFTIQMDGEVRIEFIQLHNPPTSGRGTVSAGTEPVGRKMGHVVLRKGHQALLPAGCAYRFTASEPGVALVQTVLGALSVEKWADICLH from the coding sequence ATGACCGACACTGCATTCCATACCGTTTTTGGCTCCCTCGATAACTTCAAGAAAGGTGGCGTCGAAATCACGAGCGGGAGCGCTCGCCACTACGCCTTCTCGAACGTGTTCGAGGTGGCATCGAAGTCGGCGCCCTACGAGAAGGTCGTCGCCGGCAAGAACCTCGAATACGTGATCGAAGTACTGCGTACCGAGGGCACATCGCCGTGGTACGCATGTGCGCACGACGAATTCACCATTCAGATGGACGGCGAAGTCCGCATCGAATTCATCCAGCTGCACAATCCGCCGACGTCCGGGCGCGGAACCGTGAGCGCCGGCACCGAGCCTGTCGGGCGAAAGATGGGCCACGTGGTGCTGCGCAAGGGGCACCAGGCACTGCTCCCCGCGGGCTGCGCATACCGCTTCACCGCGAGCGAACCGGGGGTCGCGCTCGTGCAGACCGTACTCGGCGCGCTGTCGGTGGAGAAGTGGGCAGATATCTGTCTGCACTAA